The following are encoded in a window of Arthrobacter woluwensis genomic DNA:
- a CDS encoding ABC transporter substrate-binding protein, giving the protein MSSARSTAAAAVVLLASVSVGLSACSDPGANAAGNKDASPTPSATVSGKVFNLTPQQDRFPVTADPAAAALVPDAVKADGKLAVAVSPFAAPLAVYANDDKTPVGNEVDIAFAVAEKLGLKAEVVPTTWENWPLGVASGKYEAVISNVTVTEERKEKFDFASYRSDKLGFYAKSDSSISSIEKPADVAGKKIIVGSGTNQESILLAWDAENKKNGLAPVQFQYYDDDSASSLALQSGRADLTLGPNATAAYKAAKNGQTKLVGLLDGGWPLKANIAVGTKKGNGFAKAAQAALNDLIKDGTYGKILDRWGLKEEGIPASELNPPGLPKK; this is encoded by the coding sequence ATGAGCTCTGCAAGATCAACCGCTGCGGCCGCCGTCGTCCTCCTCGCCAGCGTTTCCGTGGGGCTCAGCGCCTGCTCAGACCCCGGCGCGAACGCCGCCGGGAACAAGGACGCGTCGCCCACACCCTCCGCCACCGTCTCCGGCAAGGTCTTCAACCTGACGCCGCAGCAGGACCGCTTCCCCGTCACCGCCGATCCCGCGGCCGCCGCCCTGGTCCCGGACGCCGTGAAGGCGGACGGGAAGCTGGCCGTCGCGGTCAGCCCCTTCGCGGCGCCGCTGGCCGTCTACGCCAACGACGACAAGACCCCCGTGGGCAACGAAGTGGACATCGCCTTCGCCGTCGCGGAGAAGCTCGGCCTCAAGGCGGAAGTCGTCCCCACCACCTGGGAGAACTGGCCGCTCGGCGTCGCCTCCGGCAAGTACGAGGCCGTCATCTCCAACGTCACCGTGACGGAGGAGCGCAAGGAGAAGTTCGACTTCGCCAGCTACCGCAGCGACAAGCTCGGCTTCTACGCCAAGAGCGACAGCTCCATCAGCTCGATCGAGAAGCCGGCCGATGTGGCGGGCAAGAAGATCATCGTGGGCTCCGGCACCAACCAGGAGTCGATCCTGCTGGCCTGGGACGCCGAGAACAAGAAGAACGGCCTCGCCCCCGTCCAGTTCCAGTACTACGACGACGACTCGGCCTCCTCGCTGGCCCTCCAGTCCGGCCGCGCGGACCTCACCCTCGGTCCCAACGCGACCGCCGCTTACAAGGCGGCCAAGAACGGTCAGACGAAGCTCGTGGGTCTCCTCGACGGCGGCTGGCCGCTGAAGGCGAACATCGCCGTCGGCACCAAGAAGGGCAACGGCTTCGCCAAGGCCGCGCAGGCCGCCCTGAACGACCTCATCAAGGACGGCACCTACGGCAAGATCCTGGACCGCTGGGGTCTGAAGGAGGAGGGCATCCCCGCCTCCGAGCTGAACCCGCCGGGCCTGCCGAAGAAGTAG
- a CDS encoding proline dehydrogenase family protein, with protein MTTPARVELPSVRPQDLATEAIALVRRWLEEGSRIPVDASAAQLAGVLKDPNGLAFTVGFVDGVVRPEDLSVAARNLKALAPKVPAFLPWYMKSAVALGGSLAPVLPGVVIPVARRVLREMVGHLIVDATDAKLGASIQKIKKPGIHLNVNLLGEAILGQNEASRRLEGTRKLLARPDVDYVSIKVSSTVAPHNHWAFDEAVEHIIEKLAPLYRLAASSSPRKFINLDMEEYKDLELTIAVFTQLLDRPEFKDLEAGIVLQAYLPDALSAMIRLQEWSAARTAQGGAPIKVRVVKGANLPMEQVDADLHGWPLATWGTKQDSDTSYKAVLDYALTPEHIANVRIGVAGHNLFDVALAHLLAEARGVKQGLEFEMLLGMATGQAEAVKRTVGSLLLYTPVVHPGEFDVAIAYLIRRLEEGASQENFMSAVFELDKNEGLFEREKNRFLASLEALTDTVPGPNRVQDRTAFDAAALAEEELSRAALGTGEAGFGGPTLSFDNTPDTDPDLPANRTWGRAILERVPGTALGLATADSHVLNTAEELDAVIATAVARGAEWGSLTGAQRAEVLHRAGVRLEARRAELLEVMAAECGKTLDQGDPEVSEAIDFAHYYAELAKELDHVDGATFVPSKLTLVTPPWNFPVAIPAGSTLASLAAGSAVVIKPAKQARRSGAVMVEALWEAFDEAGIDRSVLQYVQLADRELGTRLVSHPAVDRLILTGGYETAELFRSFRKDLPLLAETSGKNAIIVTPSADLDLAAKDVVQSAFGHAGQKCSAASLVVLVGSVATSRRFNQQLEDAARSLKVGYPVDPQTQMGPVIEPAQGKLLRGLTTLGEGEQWLLKPQKLDESGKLWSPGVRTGVKRGSEYHKTEYFGPILGVMTAETLEEAVAIVNEIDYGLTSGLHSLDPAELDYWLQNIQAGNLYVNRGITGAIVRRQPFGGWKKSAVGAGTKAGGPNYLVGLGSWKDADVSAAGAPTAAARGLLAAARSAELGAEDLAWLEGALASDAVAWGAEFGAARDASGLTAERNVFRYHAVPATIRFESGASGRGLAELVRVAAAAATAWGGRTPEGTVVSSAEQLPAAVVQALSAAGMPVILEDDAAWAVRVGRLAAKNGPESSARIRLIGAPVLPTAEAADGKPDVAIYANDVVAAGRVELLTFLKEQAVSITAHRFGTPNHLSDALI; from the coding sequence ATGACCACCCCTGCTCGTGTCGAACTGCCATCCGTGAGGCCACAGGACCTGGCCACGGAGGCCATCGCCCTGGTGCGCCGCTGGCTCGAGGAGGGCTCCCGGATCCCCGTGGACGCCTCCGCGGCTCAGCTGGCCGGCGTCCTCAAGGACCCCAACGGCCTCGCGTTCACCGTCGGCTTCGTGGACGGCGTCGTCCGCCCCGAGGACCTGAGCGTCGCCGCCCGCAACCTCAAGGCCCTCGCCCCGAAGGTTCCGGCGTTCCTGCCCTGGTACATGAAGTCCGCCGTCGCGCTGGGCGGCTCCCTCGCCCCGGTCCTGCCCGGCGTCGTCATCCCCGTGGCCCGCCGCGTGCTGCGCGAGATGGTCGGCCACCTGATCGTGGACGCCACGGACGCCAAGCTCGGCGCTTCGATCCAGAAGATCAAGAAGCCCGGCATCCACCTCAACGTCAACCTCCTGGGCGAGGCGATCCTCGGTCAGAACGAGGCCTCCCGCCGCCTCGAGGGCACCCGGAAGCTCCTGGCGCGCCCCGACGTCGACTACGTCTCCATCAAGGTCTCCTCCACGGTCGCCCCGCACAACCACTGGGCGTTCGATGAGGCCGTCGAGCACATCATCGAGAAGCTCGCGCCGCTGTACCGCCTGGCCGCCTCTTCCAGCCCCCGCAAGTTCATCAACCTGGACATGGAGGAGTACAAGGACCTGGAGCTGACCATCGCGGTCTTCACCCAGCTCCTCGACCGCCCGGAGTTCAAGGACCTGGAAGCCGGCATCGTGCTCCAGGCCTACCTCCCGGACGCCCTGAGCGCGATGATCCGCCTTCAGGAGTGGTCGGCCGCCCGCACCGCCCAGGGCGGCGCCCCCATCAAGGTCCGTGTCGTGAAGGGCGCCAACCTGCCCATGGAGCAGGTCGACGCCGATCTGCACGGCTGGCCCCTGGCCACCTGGGGCACCAAGCAGGACTCTGACACGTCCTACAAGGCCGTCCTCGACTACGCGCTGACCCCCGAGCACATCGCCAACGTCCGCATCGGCGTCGCCGGTCACAACCTCTTCGACGTGGCGCTCGCCCATCTGCTCGCCGAGGCGCGCGGTGTGAAGCAGGGCCTCGAGTTCGAGATGCTGCTCGGCATGGCGACCGGCCAGGCCGAAGCCGTGAAGCGCACCGTCGGCTCGCTGCTGCTCTACACCCCCGTCGTGCACCCGGGTGAGTTCGACGTCGCCATCGCCTACTTGATCCGCCGCCTCGAGGAGGGCGCGAGCCAGGAGAACTTCATGTCCGCCGTCTTCGAGCTGGACAAGAACGAGGGCCTGTTCGAGCGCGAGAAGAACCGCTTCCTCGCCTCCCTGGAAGCTCTGACCGACACCGTTCCCGGCCCGAACCGCGTCCAGGACCGCACCGCGTTCGACGCCGCGGCCCTGGCCGAGGAGGAGCTGTCCCGCGCCGCGCTCGGCACCGGCGAGGCCGGCTTCGGCGGCCCGACCCTCAGCTTCGACAACACCCCGGACACCGACCCGGACCTCCCGGCCAACCGCACCTGGGGCCGCGCCATCCTGGAGCGCGTGCCCGGCACCGCTCTCGGCCTGGCGACCGCCGACTCCCACGTGCTGAACACCGCGGAAGAGCTCGACGCCGTGATCGCCACCGCCGTCGCGCGCGGCGCCGAGTGGGGCTCCCTCACCGGCGCCCAGCGCGCCGAGGTCCTGCACCGCGCCGGCGTGCGCCTGGAGGCCCGCCGTGCCGAGCTGCTCGAAGTCATGGCCGCCGAGTGCGGGAAGACCCTGGACCAGGGCGACCCGGAGGTCTCCGAGGCCATCGACTTCGCGCACTACTACGCCGAGCTCGCCAAGGAGCTCGACCACGTGGACGGCGCCACCTTCGTGCCCTCCAAGCTGACCCTCGTCACCCCGCCGTGGAATTTTCCGGTCGCCATCCCGGCCGGCTCCACCCTCGCGTCGCTGGCCGCCGGTTCCGCCGTCGTCATCAAGCCCGCCAAGCAGGCCCGCCGCTCCGGCGCGGTCATGGTCGAGGCCCTCTGGGAGGCCTTCGACGAGGCCGGCATCGACCGCAGCGTGCTCCAGTACGTCCAGCTGGCCGACCGTGAGCTCGGCACCCGCCTGGTCTCGCACCCGGCCGTGGACCGCCTGATCCTGACCGGCGGCTACGAGACCGCCGAGCTGTTCCGCAGCTTCCGCAAGGACCTGCCGCTGCTGGCCGAGACGAGTGGCAAGAACGCCATCATCGTCACCCCGTCCGCCGACCTGGACCTCGCCGCGAAGGACGTCGTCCAGTCCGCGTTCGGCCACGCCGGCCAGAAGTGCTCCGCCGCCTCCCTCGTGGTCCTGGTGGGCTCCGTCGCCACGTCCCGCCGCTTCAACCAGCAGCTCGAGGACGCCGCACGGTCCCTCAAGGTCGGCTACCCGGTGGACCCGCAGACGCAGATGGGCCCGGTCATCGAGCCGGCCCAGGGCAAGCTCCTGCGCGGCCTGACCACCCTCGGCGAGGGTGAGCAGTGGCTGCTCAAGCCGCAGAAGCTGGACGAGTCCGGCAAGCTGTGGAGCCCGGGCGTCCGCACCGGCGTCAAGCGCGGCAGCGAGTACCACAAGACCGAGTACTTCGGCCCGATCCTCGGCGTCATGACCGCCGAGACCCTGGAGGAGGCCGTGGCGATCGTCAACGAGATCGACTACGGTCTGACCTCCGGCCTGCACTCCCTGGACCCGGCCGAGCTGGACTACTGGCTGCAGAACATCCAGGCCGGCAATCTGTACGTCAACCGCGGCATCACGGGTGCGATCGTGCGCCGTCAGCCGTTCGGCGGCTGGAAGAAGTCCGCGGTCGGCGCGGGCACCAAGGCCGGCGGCCCGAACTACCTCGTGGGTCTAGGCTCCTGGAAGGACGCTGACGTGTCCGCCGCCGGCGCCCCGACCGCCGCGGCCCGTGGCCTCCTCGCGGCCGCCCGTTCCGCAGAGCTCGGCGCCGAGGACCTCGCGTGGCTCGAAGGCGCCCTCGCCTCCGACGCCGTCGCCTGGGGCGCCGAATTCGGCGCCGCCCGTGACGCCTCCGGCCTGACCGCCGAGCGCAACGTGTTCCGTTACCACGCCGTCCCGGCCACGATCCGCTTCGAGTCCGGCGCTTCCGGCAGGGGCCTGGCGGAGCTGGTCCGCGTCGCGGCCGCCGCGGCCACGGCGTGGGGCGGACGCACTCCGGAGGGCACCGTGGTGAGCTCCGCGGAGCAGCTGCCCGCCGCCGTCGTGCAGGCACTGAGCGCCGCCGGCATGCCGGTCATCCTGGAGGACGACGCCGCGTGGGCCGTCCGCGTCGGCCGTCTCGCCGCGAAGAACGGCCCGGAGTCCTCGGCCCGTATCCGACTGATCGGCGCTCCGGTGCTGCCGACCGCCGAGGCGGCCGACGGCAAGCCGGACGTCGCGATCTACGCGAACGACGTCGTCGCCGCGGGCCGGGTGGAGCTGCTGACCTTCCTCAAGGAGCAGGCCGTCTCCATCACCGCGCACCGCTTCGGCACGCCGAATCACCTGTCGGACGCGCTGATCTAA
- a CDS encoding LysR family transcriptional regulator encodes MLEIRRLRLLRELSIRGTLAGVADALAYSPSSVSQQLALLEKEVGVELMRKSGRGVLLTPQAQLLAEHTGELLDAFERAEAAVAASQDEIRGTVRMAVFQSAMLALLPATLQAVAEQHPALRIEMVQYEPETALHETWAHGFDLVVAEQYPHHAAPHLPGLDRKPLVEDAIRLAVPPENTLQQLTDAADLPWVMEPRGAATRHWAEQACRLAGFEPDVRYETADLQAHISLVESGHAVALLPDLIWVGRTQSSVRLVDLPSAPLRTVFTSARLASVGHPAITAVRDALEETARRLDPSGA; translated from the coding sequence ATGCTGGAGATCCGCAGGCTCCGACTGCTCCGCGAACTGAGTATCCGCGGGACGCTCGCCGGGGTGGCCGACGCCCTCGCGTACAGCCCGTCGTCGGTGTCCCAACAGCTCGCCCTCCTGGAGAAGGAGGTGGGCGTGGAACTCATGCGGAAGTCCGGACGCGGGGTGCTGCTGACCCCGCAGGCCCAGCTGCTGGCGGAGCACACGGGCGAACTGCTGGACGCCTTCGAACGGGCCGAAGCCGCCGTGGCCGCGAGCCAGGACGAGATCCGGGGCACCGTGCGCATGGCCGTGTTCCAGAGCGCCATGCTCGCCCTCCTCCCGGCGACGCTCCAGGCCGTCGCCGAACAGCACCCGGCGCTGCGGATCGAGATGGTGCAGTACGAACCGGAGACGGCCCTACACGAGACCTGGGCCCATGGCTTCGACCTGGTGGTCGCGGAGCAGTATCCGCATCATGCCGCACCCCATCTGCCCGGCCTGGACCGCAAGCCCCTCGTGGAGGACGCGATCCGGCTCGCGGTGCCGCCGGAGAACACCTTGCAGCAGCTCACGGACGCCGCCGACCTGCCGTGGGTCATGGAACCCCGCGGCGCCGCCACCCGGCACTGGGCGGAGCAGGCCTGCCGGCTCGCGGGGTTCGAACCCGATGTCCGGTACGAGACCGCCGACCTCCAGGCGCACATCAGCCTGGTGGAGTCAGGGCATGCGGTGGCGCTCCTCCCTGATCTGATCTGGGTGGGTCGCACGCAGTCGTCCGTGCGGCTGGTCGATCTGCCCAGCGCACCCCTGCGCACCGTGTTCACCTCGGCCCGGCTCGCCAGTGTGGGCCACCCGGCCATCACCGCCGTGCGCGACGCCCTCGAGGAGACCGCCCGGAGGCTGGACCCCTCGGGGGCATGA
- a CDS encoding MarR family winged helix-turn-helix transcriptional regulator, which translates to MALELIDKHWKDDGDNSDPGDTLKLLREFTVAAERARESMRRELGVNATDLAALEYLLIESDAWGVTASVLGKQLGLSSASTTILVSRLERADYLRREPAPRDRRANLLFPTERAQSLLRSIVEHQTEALAAVVRSFDREDLDVVEEFLGASIAALRNPLPPRG; encoded by the coding sequence ATGGCACTCGAACTGATCGACAAGCACTGGAAAGACGACGGCGACAACAGCGACCCGGGCGACACCCTCAAGCTCCTCCGAGAGTTCACCGTGGCGGCCGAGAGGGCGCGCGAAAGCATGCGCCGCGAACTCGGGGTGAACGCCACCGACCTCGCAGCCCTGGAGTACCTGCTCATCGAGAGCGATGCGTGGGGTGTCACGGCGAGCGTGCTCGGCAAGCAGCTCGGGCTGTCCTCGGCGTCGACCACCATCCTCGTGTCCCGTCTCGAACGGGCCGACTATCTGCGGCGGGAGCCCGCGCCCCGGGACCGCCGCGCCAACCTGCTCTTCCCGACGGAGCGTGCGCAATCGCTGCTGCGCTCGATCGTCGAGCACCAGACCGAAGCGCTCGCCGCCGTCGTGCGCTCATTCGACCGGGAGGACCTGGACGTGGTCGAGGAGTTCCTCGGCGCGAGCATCGCCGCCCTCCGGAACCCGCTGCCACCGCGCGGCTGA
- a CDS encoding CsbD family protein, with translation MSFIDKAKNAADQAVGKAKEVIGEATDNHKLEAEGKLQQAKGDVKQAGEDVKDAFKGK, from the coding sequence ATGAGTTTCATCGACAAGGCCAAGAACGCTGCCGATCAGGCGGTCGGCAAGGCCAAGGAAGTCATCGGCGAGGCGACGGACAACCACAAGCTGGAGGCTGAAGGCAAGCTTCAGCAGGCCAAGGGTGACGTCAAGCAGGCCGGCGAGGACGTCAAGGACGCCTTCAAGGGCAAGTGA